A part of Aegilops tauschii subsp. strangulata cultivar AL8/78 chromosome 2, Aet v6.0, whole genome shotgun sequence genomic DNA contains:
- the LOC109766281 gene encoding uncharacterized protein, translating to MVNMAAAAPSRRLLLLLLGLNLLASSTSTAPYDPPTVPELMDRFGLPRALLPKTARRYLLHSDGSFELFLDDGCEIEAGGYRVLYDIKLSGSVAPGAVTGLEGVRVRVLFVWIPVTGVEVGGGVVTLSVGPVKKSFPAVGFKASPLCSTGAAVVDVA from the coding sequence ATGGTCAACATGGCGGCCGCAGCCCccagccgccgcctcctcctgctcctcctcggCCTGAACCTCCTCGCTAGCTCCACCTCGACGGCGCCCTACGACCCTCCCACCGTGCCGGAGCTGATGGATCGATTCGGCCTCCCGCGCGCTCTCCTCCCGAAAACCGCCCGGCGGTACCTCCTCCACTCCGACGGCTCCTTCGAGCTCTTCCTCGACGACGGCTGCGAGATTGAGGCCGGGGGCTACCGCGTCCTGTACGACATCAAGCTCTCCGGGTCCGTGGCGCCCGGGGCGGTCACGGGGCTCGAGGGCGTCCGCGTGCGCGTGCTGTTCGTCTGGATCCCCGTCACCGGCGTCGAGGTTGGCGGCGGGGTCGTCACCCTCAGCGTCGGTCCCGTCAAGAAGTCGTTCCCTGCCGTTGGCTTCAAGGCCAGTCCGCTTTGCAGTACCGGCGCCGCCGTGGTGGATGTAGCTTAG